In Papio anubis isolate 15944 chromosome 17, Panubis1.0, whole genome shotgun sequence, the following are encoded in one genomic region:
- the LOC101007056 gene encoding LOW QUALITY PROTEIN: leucine-rich repeat-containing protein 37A-like (The sequence of the model RefSeq protein was modified relative to this genomic sequence to represent the inferred CDS: inserted 2 bases in 1 codon), with product MEAEPSPTLQEATVQTPESPKDIELSSQQMVPAQLPQPPKEVAAQPPAHYEVTVPTQGQDQAQHSILPSVTVQPLDLGLTINPESMTEVELSPTMQETPTQPPKKVVPQLPIYQEVAVATLGQDQAQHSVSPSITVQPLHLGLTITPEPSTEVEHPTPLKKTIVPPNHPKVTFPHPDHVQTQYSNLTQATVQPFDRGFTITPESTTEIEPSTALTTTFSPPKHPEVTLPPSDKGQAQHSNLTQLTVQPLDLGLTITPESTTKAETSTALTITAPPPKHPEVTFPSPDKGQAQHSSLTQVTVQPLDLELTITTEPTXEVKPSPTMEETSTQPPDLGLATEIGHSTALEKTTAPHPDQVLTQHRNLIKVTGLPAELESTQDSWVQAESYAQNKALTAQEGTDSTAQV from the exons ATGGAGGCAGAACCTTCTCCAACCCTGCAGGAGGCCACAGTTCAGACTCCAGAGTCCCCTAAGGACATAGAACTTTCAAGCCAGCAGATGGTACCAGCTCAGCTTCCACAGCCACCTAAGGAGGTTGCTGCTCAACCTCCAGCTCACTACGAGGTGACTGTTCCAACACAAGGTCAGGATCAAGCTCAGCACTCAATATTGCCCAGTGTCACAGTTCAACCTTTGGATCTGGGGCTTACCATCAATCCAGAATCCATGACAGAGGTTGAACTTTCTCCAACCATGCAGGAGaccccaactcagcctcctaagaaagTTGTACCCCAACTTCCAATATATCAAGAGGTAGCAGTTGCGACACTAGGTCAGGATCAAGCTCAGCATTCAGTGTCACCCAGCATCACAGTTCAACCTTTGCACCTGGGACTTACCATAACTCCAGAACCCAGTACAGAGGTTGAACATCCTACACCCCTGAAGAAGACTATAGTTCCTCCAAACCACCCTAAGGTGACATTTCCACATCCAGACCATGTTCAGACTCAGTATTCAAACCTGACTCAAGCCACAGTTCAACCTTTTGACCGGGGGTTTACCATCACTCCAGAATCCACTACAGAGATTGAACCTTCTACAGCTCTGACGACTACATTTTCTCCTCCAAAACATCCTGAGGTGACACTTCCACCTTCAGACAAGGGTCAGGCTCAGCATTCAAACCTGACTCAACTCACAGTTCAACCTTTGGATCTGGGCCTTACCATCACTCCTGAATCCACTACAAAGGCTGAAACTTCTACAGCCCTGACGATTACAGCTCCTCCTCCAAAACACCCTGAGGTGACATTTCCATCTCCAGACAAAGGTCAGGCTCAGCATTCAAGCCTGACTCAAGTCACAGTTCAACCCCTGGACCTGGAGCTTACCATAACTACAGAACCTAC AGAGGTTAAACCGTCTCCAACCATGGAGGAGACCTCAACTCAGCCTCCAGACCTGGGGCTCGCTACAGAGATTGGACATTCTACAGCCCTGGAGAAGACTACAGCCCCTCATCCAGACCAAGTTCTAACTCAGCATCGAAACCTGATTAAAGTCACAGGTCTACCTGCTGAACTAGAATCTACTCAGGATTCATGGGTGCAGGCTGAAAGTTATGCTCAAAATAAGGCTTTAACTGCACAAGAGGGAACTGACTCAACAGCTCAAGTTTGA